In Nocardia sp. NBC_01327, the genomic stretch GGATTCGGACCTCCACCAGCGGCTGACCGGCTACTGGCTCGGACTGTGGGCGCTGCACCTGGCGGTCGGCCTGCCGCTGTATCTCGTGAATCAGGTTGTCGCGCTAGGCATTGCGCACTTCGTGCTCGGGTTGCCCCTGCTCTTTGCCCTGGCGGTGCTGTCGTGGCGTCTGCTCACGCGGCCCGCCGCACCGGCTCCCGCCCTTTACTACCGAGAGGAAGTTCGATGAAAACGCAGTCCAGTACCGAGATTCCGACTCTCGGCCGGGCTCGGCTGCCGGTGTTCGGCGATATCGGCGGCTTCGCGGGTCAGCGCACGGCATTCGAATTGCCCTCGGCGTTCGGCGAACTCGGCAGTCTGATCTCCGCCAACCGATTCGGGCGGCAGGTGCTGCTGGCCGGGCGGGTCGATGTGGTCGGTGATCTGTGCGACGACTCGCGGTTCGTCAAATTTGTCGGGCCCGCGCTGAAACTGCTGCGCGGCAATATCGGCGGGGGTTTGTTCACCGCCGACAATGAGGATCCGAATTGGGCGAAGGCCCACAACATCTTGATGCCCAGCTTCGCGATGGACGAGATCGACAGCTATCACCCGGTCATGCTCCGGGTCGCGGACGCGCTGATGAGCAAGTGGGATGCCGCGGCCGACCGTGCTCCCGTCGATGTTGTCGGGGACCTGACCGGATTGACCTTGGACACCATCGGACTGGCCGGATTCGGCTACGACTTCGGGTCGTTCGGCCGGGCGACCGCGCATCCGTTCGTCGAGGCGCTGCGTGAGGTGCTGACGAGCACGCAGCAACGGCTGCGGCGACCGCCGGGCAGTGATCGGCTGTTCCGGCGGCAGGATGCCGCGCAGCGGGAGCAGACCTCGGTCATGCTGTCCACCATCGACGATGTGCTGCGGGCCCGCCGGGAGCGGGGCGACACCTCGGCCGATGACCTGCTGGGTCTGATGCTCAATGCGGTCGATCCGCGGTCCGGCGCCGGGCTCGACGACACCAATATTCGCGATCAGATCGTCACCTTCCTGGTGGCGGGGCATGAGACCACCTCGGGTGCACTGTCTTTCGCGCTGTACGAGCTCGTCAAGAATCCGGTCGCACTGGCGCGGGCCACCGCCGAGGTGGATGCGCTGTGGGGTGCGGATGACAATCCGCGGCCTACCGCCGAGGATGTCCGCGGATTGCGTTATGTACGACAGTGTCTGGACGAATCGCTGCGGCTGTGGCCGACGGCTCCCGGATTCAACCGGGTCGGTGCGGCCGATTCGGTGCTGGCCGGACGCTACCCGGTTCCCGCGGGTCAGCAGGTGCTGGTGGTGCTGCCCGCGCTGCATCGCGATCCGTGCTGGGGTGAGAATGTCGATGCCTTCGATCCCGATCGCTTCACCCCCGAACGCACCGCAGCGCGCCCGGTGCATGCCTACAAGCCGTTCGGGACCGGCGAACGCGCCTGCATCGGAAGCCGTTTCGCGGTGCACGAGGCCACGCTGGTGCTCGGACTGCTGCTGCACCGCTACGCCCTCGACGATCACAGCAATTACCGGCTGCAGGTCGCGCAGACGCTGACGGTGAAGCCGCGCGGGTTCACGCTGCGGCTGCGTCGCCGCACCCCGGGTGAGCGGGCGGTCGCGGAGGTCGCCGCCGCGATTACCGTCGAGAGTCCGAAAGCGCTGCGTGCCAACGGAACACCGTTGACCGTCCTGCACGGTTCGAATCTCGGTGTGACCGAGCGGTGGGCCGATAATCTCGCCGCGCGCGCCGGCGAGGCGGGATTCGCGGTGCACCGGGGCAGTCTCGACGATGCGGTCGATGCGCTGCCGACCGATCATCCGGTGCTGCTGCTCGCCGCGTCCTACAACGGCCGGTGCACCGACGATGCGTCGCGGTTCGTCGATCGGCTCGAGCATGCGCGGGACGGTGAGTTCGACGGTGTGCGGTTCGGTGTTCTCGGTGTGGGCGACCGCAATTGGAGTGCCACGTACCAGCGCGTGCCGGCCTTCATCGATGAGCGGCTCGCGGCGGGCGGGGCGCAGCGGCTGGTGCCGCGCGGTATCGCGGATGCCGCCGTGGGGCTGGCCGTCGCCGCGGATCCGTGGATCGAGGAGGTGCTCGGCACCCTGCTCAGCGAATTCGGTGAGCCGGTCGACGGCCCGGTCGGCGCGGTCCCTTCGGGTCATCGGATCGTGAAAGTCGCTGGTACCGATGCCGCTACGGCCTTGACCGCAGGATTCTCGGAATTCACCGTGGCAGCCAATGAGCCGCTCACCGATCAGGGTCGGCCGGGGCGCACCAAGCGAATACTCCGACTCGGGCTGCCCGCCGGAGGCCGGTACCGCACCAGTGATCAGCTTGTTGTGCTCGCACCCAATCCCGATCGGCACGTCAAGGGTGCGCTCGCCGCGTGCGCGCTCGATGGTGAGCAGCTGGTTCTCGTCGAGCCGGCGCGTACGGCCGGTGAGTCCCGTATTCCGGCCGGTGTGCCGATCAGCGTGGAGGATCTGCTGCGGCACACCGTCGATCTGCGTAGCCCGGTCTCGGACGCGATTGTCCGCCGGCTGGCCGAGCTCAACCCCTGCCCGCCGGAGGCTCGGGCGCTGGCCGATCTCGCCGGATCCGCGCCCGAGCTCACCCGGCCCACCCTGATCGAGCTGGTGGAGCGGTATCCGGCGCTCACCGGGCGCATCGATCTCGCGACCCTGCTCGATCTGCTGCCACCGCTGCGCCCCCGGACCTATTCGATCTCCTCGAGTCCGGCGGTGAGTCCGGCTGCCGTCGACTTGCTTGTCGCGGTGGTCGAATCCGGCGTGGGCGAGCGCGGCACCGGATCCGGGTACCTCGCCGACCTCGTGCCCGGTGATCGGATCTGGGCACGGGTGCAGCCCTGCCGTGAGGTCTTCCGGGTCGATCCGGTCAGTGCGGTGCCCACGGTATTGATCGCGGCCGGGAGTGGGCTGGCGCCCTTCCACGGCGTTATTGCCGACCGGGTCCACGCCATTCGCCAAGGCGCGGAATTAGCTCAGGCCACACTGTATTTCGGCTGCGACCACCCTGATCTGGACTATCTATATCGCGCTGCGCTGGCAGCTGCCGAAACCGCGGGTGCGGTGCGTGTGCGGGCCGCGTTCAGCCAACAGCCCGCGGAGAACGTCCGCTACGCCCAGGACCGCCTGATGCAGGACGCCGACCACATCTGGGCCCAGTTGCAGGCGGGTGCACAGGTTTACGTCTGCGGTGACGCGCGGCGTCTCGCTCCCGGCGTCCGCGAGACCCTGATGCGGATCTACCGCGACAACACCGGAGCCGATGCCGACCGAGCGCGGCAGTGGCTCGGTGACCTCGGACAAGAGGGTCGCTACGTCGAGGACGTCTACGCGAGCTGAGGTCGAACGGAATAGTCGAAAGGCCCTGTCCCGCCTGTGAATATCGCAGGCGGGATTTTCGTCGTCACCCCTTCGGATGATTTCGCATCCCTCTCGAGAGGGATATTCGTATGGAAAAGTCGGTGAGAATTCAGGGTTGTGGATCACAAATGTCTTATATGAATGACGAATTCGATTTCTATACAGGTGAATTCACAGGACGTGTTAAGTGATCTCTCAGCTGCGGTAGGCAGAGTGGGCTGTGTCAGCAGCGAAATGTAATGGCTGGCAGTGTATTCCACTATTGAGAGGCGATCGAATGATTCCCGTTATTATCAACACCGGCAGCGCTGCTCTCGGAGGTCTGCTGAACACCGGAAGCGCGGCACTGGGAGGGATCCTCGGTACGCTCTGGACCGGTTCGTTCGGCTGACAGTCGCCGCTACGAGGAGTCCTGGGCGGCAGCCCTGACAAGGCGCCCAGGGTGCCGGAATACGAACACCCAGGACTCGGCCGGTCCGGAACCAGTTTCCGGACCGGCCGAATTGTTGTTCCGGGGCGGCGATTCCTTTGTGTGATGGCAGTGGTCTACATGGTGGAGGTGCGGCGCAGGCCCGCCTCGTCTCACCAGTCGACTAGAGAGCTGAGTGCCTTGACGCTTCCCACCACCATGCGCGCCCTGCAGCAGATGTCCCTGAACGGTCCGCAGGACATGCGACTGATCACCGATGCACCGGTACCGGTCCCCGGCCGGGAGGAGATCCTGCTGCGAGTCACCGCCGCCGGTATCAACTTTCGCGATATCTCGCAGACCCGGGGGACCTCTGCGGGCGGCCCGCAGCCGCCGTATCTGGCGGGATTCGAGGCTGCGGGGGAGATCGCCGCCGTGGGCGCGGCAGTGACCGGTCAGGAACTCGGGTCCACCGTAATCGGTGTCGGATACGGCGCTTTCGCCGAGTACATGGTCCTGCCCGCGGCCGGTGCGGCACCGGTGCCCCCGGGCTGGACTGCCTCGCAGGCGCTGGGTCTCGTCGTGAATGTGCCGACCGCGCTCGCCGCACTCAGACCCCTCGGTCAGATCGCCGCCGGGCAGACCGTGCTGATCCATGCCGCGGCGGGTGGCACCGGCCAGGCCGCAGTGAAAATGGCCAAACACTATGGTGCGACAGTCATCGCCACCGCCGCGCCGAGCAAGCACGACACCGTGCGGGCCTTGGGCGCCGACCACATCCTGGACTCCCGCAGCGCCGATATCGCCGCCGAGGTACTGCGGCTGACCGGCGGCGCGGGAGCCGATCTGGTGCTGGAGTCGGCGGGCGGCGCCACCTTCGGCGCGAGCCTGGCGGCCGCCAAGCGCGTCACCGGACGGGTCATCGTCTTCGGGCTGGCGGGCGGCGAGGCCTCGATCACCAACTGGGACCTGGTGTATCAGCACCAGGTCCACGTCATCGGCCTCAATATCGGCGTGCTGATCCAGTCCGCACCGCAGATCTTCGGTGAACTCATGGGCGAGCTGTTCGGGCTCATCGCCGGTGGCGTCCTCGCTCCGGGAGAGCCGACCTCGTACGAATTGGCCGACGGCCCCAAAGTTCTCGTGGAGCTGGAAAGCCGTGCGACCGTGGGCAAACTCGCACTGGTGCCCTGAGGTGGTCATCGGGCCGGGTGTCGCGGCGCGCTGGCCGATACTGCTGCGGTGCGATGGCGGATACGCTCGCGGTCAATCTGCGAGCGTATCCGGGAAACCGAATGTCGTGGTGATCAGTTCGGGATGGTGGAACGCGACCGCACGGGTCACGCCGGTGGCGGTGGTTTCGAGCACCACCACGCCGTATGCCTGGAGTCGGCCGTCCGGGTCACGGTGGTAGACAACGGCGGCGGGCTGGCCATTGGCGCTGGTCGGGAGCATCCGCCAGTCACCGGGGTCGCCCAGTACGTACTCGTCGAGCACGTGGATGCACATCGTCCGCCCGGCCTGCCAGTCGCGGAACGGTGTCGCCTCCAACGTGGCGTCCGCGCGCAGCACCTGCTCCAGCAGGACGGCATCGGACTGTTCGAAGGCGGCGATGTAGCCGTCCAGCAGTGCCCGCGCCCGCGGATCGGCCGGTTCGAGCAGTTCCGCCGGCTGGGGTCCGAGTTCGTCCAGCCGGGCGCGGGCGCGCTGCAGGCCGCTTTTGACTGCGGCAGTGGTGGTTTCGAGGATCTCTGCGGTCTCGGCCGCGGAGAATGCCAGCACCTCGCGCAGAATAAGGATGGCGCGCTGGCGGGCGGGGAGGTGCTGCAGGCTTGCGATGAGCGCCAGCCGCACCGATTCGCGCCCGACGACCACCACCGCCGGATCGTCGTCGGCCGGGAGGATCCAGCCGTCCGGCAGCGGTTCCAGCCATGAGACCTCGCCTGGCGCAACGGGACTCGGCGCGCGATCGGGTCCCTCGTAGGGGCCCGCCAGGCCGGAGGGGAGCACCCGAATCCGCCGCGATTGCAAAGCGGTGAGGCAGACATTG encodes the following:
- a CDS encoding sigma-70 family RNA polymerase sigma factor — translated: MTSHLRPAANQDRFAAETERFRRELLAHCYRMVGSAHDAEDLVQETYLRAWRSYAGFEGRSSMRSWLYRIATNVCLTALQSRRIRVLPSGLAGPYEGPDRAPSPVAPGEVSWLEPLPDGWILPADDDPAVVVVGRESVRLALIASLQHLPARQRAILILREVLAFSAAETAEILETTTAAVKSGLQRARARLDELGPQPAELLEPADPRARALLDGYIAAFEQSDAVLLEQVLRADATLEATPFRDWQAGRTMCIHVLDEYVLGDPGDWRMLPTSANGQPAAVVYHRDPDGRLQAYGVVVLETTATGVTRAVAFHHPELITTTFGFPDTLAD
- a CDS encoding zinc-binding dehydrogenase, whose amino-acid sequence is MTLPTTMRALQQMSLNGPQDMRLITDAPVPVPGREEILLRVTAAGINFRDISQTRGTSAGGPQPPYLAGFEAAGEIAAVGAAVTGQELGSTVIGVGYGAFAEYMVLPAAGAAPVPPGWTASQALGLVVNVPTALAALRPLGQIAAGQTVLIHAAAGGTGQAAVKMAKHYGATVIATAAPSKHDTVRALGADHILDSRSADIAAEVLRLTGGAGADLVLESAGGATFGASLAAAKRVTGRVIVFGLAGGEASITNWDLVYQHQVHVIGLNIGVLIQSAPQIFGELMGELFGLIAGGVLAPGEPTSYELADGPKVLVELESRATVGKLALVP
- a CDS encoding cytochrome P450, which produces MKTQSSTEIPTLGRARLPVFGDIGGFAGQRTAFELPSAFGELGSLISANRFGRQVLLAGRVDVVGDLCDDSRFVKFVGPALKLLRGNIGGGLFTADNEDPNWAKAHNILMPSFAMDEIDSYHPVMLRVADALMSKWDAAADRAPVDVVGDLTGLTLDTIGLAGFGYDFGSFGRATAHPFVEALREVLTSTQQRLRRPPGSDRLFRRQDAAQREQTSVMLSTIDDVLRARRERGDTSADDLLGLMLNAVDPRSGAGLDDTNIRDQIVTFLVAGHETTSGALSFALYELVKNPVALARATAEVDALWGADDNPRPTAEDVRGLRYVRQCLDESLRLWPTAPGFNRVGAADSVLAGRYPVPAGQQVLVVLPALHRDPCWGENVDAFDPDRFTPERTAARPVHAYKPFGTGERACIGSRFAVHEATLVLGLLLHRYALDDHSNYRLQVAQTLTVKPRGFTLRLRRRTPGERAVAEVAAAITVESPKALRANGTPLTVLHGSNLGVTERWADNLAARAGEAGFAVHRGSLDDAVDALPTDHPVLLLAASYNGRCTDDASRFVDRLEHARDGEFDGVRFGVLGVGDRNWSATYQRVPAFIDERLAAGGAQRLVPRGIADAAVGLAVAADPWIEEVLGTLLSEFGEPVDGPVGAVPSGHRIVKVAGTDAATALTAGFSEFTVAANEPLTDQGRPGRTKRILRLGLPAGGRYRTSDQLVVLAPNPDRHVKGALAACALDGEQLVLVEPARTAGESRIPAGVPISVEDLLRHTVDLRSPVSDAIVRRLAELNPCPPEARALADLAGSAPELTRPTLIELVERYPALTGRIDLATLLDLLPPLRPRTYSISSSPAVSPAAVDLLVAVVESGVGERGTGSGYLADLVPGDRIWARVQPCREVFRVDPVSAVPTVLIAAGSGLAPFHGVIADRVHAIRQGAELAQATLYFGCDHPDLDYLYRAALAAAETAGAVRVRAAFSQQPAENVRYAQDRLMQDADHIWAQLQAGAQVYVCGDARRLAPGVRETLMRIYRDNTGADADRARQWLGDLGQEGRYVEDVYAS